The proteins below are encoded in one region of Ferruginibacter lapsinanis:
- a CDS encoding homoserine kinase codes for MNSKQQNLQYNSSSSEAGGPSSPFRGRGGYVKVLAPGTVANLVCGFDVLGMCINEPNDLMEVTMLDTKEIIIKSADGYPLPLDPAMNTAGAPLIEMINEVGGNVGFEVIIHKKIKPGSGIGSSAASAAGATVAANHLLGNIFSKEDMVRFAMFGEKVASGVKHADNVAPCIYGGITLIRGIHPLDIVSIPSPDLFVTVVHPQIEVKTSDARQILRKEVKLKDAIKQWGNIAGLVAGFIQNDLPLISRSLEDVIIEPVRSILIPGFDDVKRLCKEAGALGGGISGSGPSIFMLSETEATANAVNEVMKDVYNKIGLDYNTYVTTINKTGVKIVDA; via the coding sequence ATGAATAGCAAACAGCAAAATTTACAATATAATAGCAGTTCTTCCGAAGCCGGGGGACCAAGCTCCCCCTTTAGGGGGCGGGGGGGGTATGTAAAAGTACTTGCTCCTGGTACTGTAGCGAATTTGGTTTGTGGCTTCGATGTACTTGGTATGTGCATCAACGAGCCGAATGATTTGATGGAAGTGACGATGCTGGATACGAAAGAGATCATTATCAAAAGCGCAGACGGCTATCCTTTGCCGTTAGACCCTGCAATGAATACGGCAGGTGCTCCTTTAATTGAAATGATCAATGAAGTGGGTGGTAATGTTGGCTTTGAAGTGATCATTCATAAAAAGATAAAACCGGGTAGTGGTATTGGTAGCAGTGCTGCCAGTGCGGCGGGTGCTACGGTAGCTGCGAATCATTTACTGGGTAATATTTTTTCTAAGGAAGATATGGTGCGCTTTGCGATGTTTGGCGAAAAAGTTGCCAGCGGTGTAAAACATGCGGATAATGTGGCACCCTGTATCTATGGAGGGATTACGTTGATACGTGGTATTCATCCGTTGGATATTGTGAGCATCCCTTCTCCTGACTTATTCGTTACCGTTGTACATCCGCAGATAGAAGTGAAGACGTCTGATGCAAGACAAATTTTGCGTAAAGAAGTGAAGTTGAAAGATGCGATCAAACAATGGGGAAATATTGCAGGGTTGGTAGCAGGCTTTATACAAAATGACCTGCCACTTATTAGTCGCTCTTTGGAAGATGTGATCATAGAACCCGTACGCAGTATTCTGATACCTGGTTTTGATGATGTAAAACGTTTGTGTAAAGAAGCGGGTGCATTGGGTGGAGGTATATCCGGTAGCGGACCTTCTATTTTTATGTTGAGTGAAACGGAGGCAACGGCTAATGCAGTGAATGAAGTGATGAAGGATGTTTATAATAAGATCGGGCTTGATTACAATACGTATGTTACTACTATTAATAAGACAGGGGTTAAAATAGTTGATGCATAA
- the thrA gene encoding bifunctional aspartate kinase/homoserine dehydrogenase I, translated as MQVLKFGGSSVANAENINKVVAIVKDKVATDTTVVVVSALGGITDVLLGCSALAAAGNEAYKDKLQEAEQRHLQTVKELLPLTQQSSVLSLVKTLCNEIEDICNGIFLLKELSEHTKDRIVSYGELLSSQIIAARLKDAVGECEWIDSREIITTDSNFGSAAVDFAVTDKKVAAKFAASSSKLFILPGFISSNEAGEGTTLGRGGSDYTAAILAAALNAHTLEIWTDVSGMMTADPRIVTNVKMIPRISYQEAMELSHFGAKVIYPPTIQPVLKKGIPTWIKNTFAPGDIGTVIEKDAAKDDTSIRGISSIGKITLLSLEGSGMIGIPGFSKRLFGALANAKINVILITQSSSEHSICVGIDDANAALAKKVVDEEFSYEIETNKVEPLGMERELAIVALVGDNMRSHPGISGKMFGTLGRNGVNVRAISQGSSERNISAVIGAKDVKKAINVLHEAFFETTYKEINLFVAGVGNVGGKLLAQLHKQQSYLQKYLRIKVKVAGIANSTKMLFNDNGGIDLANWKETLLKDGVHMTSAGFINTIIEKNVRNSVFADVTANADIAELYDRLLSKSISVVACNKIAASSSFEYFKSLKELANEFNAGFLYETNVGASLPVIGTLNDLIRSGDKVRKIEAVLSGTLNFVFNNYKGEGFSDVVMQAKKEGYTEPDPRLDLSGKDVMRKILILARECGSKIELDDITNNSFMPEECMQGSVDDFFASMVKHEAHFKKLYDEAASKGNILKFVAKYENGKASVGLQHIHPEHDLFHLYGKDNIVLFYTDRYVDQPLVIKGAGAGAEVTASGVFADIIRASRA; from the coding sequence ATGCAGGTTTTAAAGTTTGGAGGCAGTTCGGTTGCCAATGCAGAAAATATCAATAAAGTAGTAGCCATCGTAAAGGATAAAGTAGCAACAGATACCACCGTGGTGGTGGTGTCGGCACTGGGGGGTATTACAGATGTGTTATTGGGGTGCAGCGCTCTGGCTGCGGCTGGTAACGAGGCGTACAAAGATAAATTACAGGAGGCGGAACAACGCCATTTACAAACCGTTAAAGAATTATTACCACTTACGCAGCAAAGCAGTGTGCTGAGCCTGGTAAAAACATTGTGCAACGAAATAGAAGATATCTGCAACGGTATCTTTTTACTGAAAGAATTATCGGAGCATACCAAAGACCGCATTGTGAGCTATGGAGAGTTATTATCGTCGCAGATCATTGCGGCTAGATTAAAAGATGCGGTGGGTGAATGTGAATGGATCGACAGCAGGGAGATCATTACCACCGATTCTAATTTCGGGTCAGCTGCGGTAGATTTTGCAGTTACAGATAAAAAAGTGGCGGCTAAGTTTGCAGCTTCTTCTTCTAAATTATTTATACTTCCCGGGTTCATTTCTAGCAATGAAGCTGGGGAAGGCACTACGCTGGGGCGTGGTGGCTCCGACTATACCGCGGCTATTTTAGCAGCGGCATTGAATGCACATACCTTAGAGATCTGGACAGATGTATCGGGTATGATGACGGCGGATCCCCGTATTGTAACGAATGTGAAAATGATCCCCCGTATCTCTTACCAGGAAGCGATGGAATTGTCGCATTTTGGAGCAAAGGTGATCTACCCGCCAACGATTCAACCGGTTTTGAAAAAAGGCATTCCTACCTGGATCAAAAATACTTTTGCGCCGGGTGATATTGGTACAGTGATTGAAAAAGATGCAGCAAAAGATGATACCAGCATCCGTGGTATCTCCAGCATTGGTAAAATAACGTTGTTGAGTTTGGAAGGTAGCGGTATGATCGGTATTCCGGGTTTTAGCAAAAGATTGTTTGGTGCATTGGCCAATGCAAAGATCAATGTGATATTAATTACACAAAGTTCTTCTGAACATTCTATTTGTGTGGGTATTGATGATGCAAATGCTGCATTGGCAAAGAAAGTGGTGGATGAAGAATTCAGCTACGAAATAGAAACCAACAAAGTGGAACCATTGGGTATGGAAAGAGAGTTGGCTATTGTTGCACTGGTGGGTGATAATATGCGTAGTCACCCGGGTATCAGTGGTAAAATGTTTGGTACACTGGGTCGTAATGGGGTGAATGTTCGTGCTATCTCCCAGGGGTCTTCTGAAAGAAATATTTCTGCAGTGATAGGAGCCAAGGATGTGAAGAAAGCGATCAACGTATTGCATGAAGCATTTTTTGAAACAACGTATAAAGAGATCAATTTATTTGTGGCTGGTGTGGGTAATGTGGGTGGTAAATTATTGGCGCAATTGCACAAACAACAATCTTACTTACAAAAATACCTTCGTATTAAAGTGAAAGTAGCGGGCATTGCCAACAGTACCAAAATGTTGTTCAATGATAATGGTGGTATTGATCTGGCAAACTGGAAAGAAACATTGTTGAAAGATGGTGTGCATATGACTAGTGCAGGTTTTATCAATACCATTATTGAGAAGAACGTACGTAACTCAGTGTTTGCAGATGTTACAGCGAATGCGGATATTGCTGAACTGTATGACAGGTTGTTATCAAAAAGTATTTCTGTAGTAGCGTGTAATAAGATAGCCGCTTCTTCTTCGTTTGAATATTTTAAGAGCTTGAAAGAATTGGCAAATGAATTCAATGCAGGTTTCTTATACGAAACAAATGTGGGGGCTAGTCTACCGGTGATTGGTACACTAAACGATTTGATTCGCAGTGGCGATAAAGTGCGTAAGATAGAAGCGGTATTGAGTGGTACATTGAATTTTGTTTTCAACAACTATAAAGGCGAAGGTTTTTCTGACGTGGTGATGCAGGCGAAGAAAGAAGGGTATACTGAACCGGATCCTCGTTTAGACTTAAGTGGTAAAGATGTGATGCGTAAGATCTTAATTCTTGCACGTGAGTGTGGGTCTAAAATAGAACTGGACGATATTACCAACAACTCCTTTATGCCGGAAGAATGTATGCAGGGATCAGTAGATGATTTCTTTGCATCGATGGTGAAACATGAGGCTCACTTTAAAAAGTTGTATGATGAAGCAGCTTCTAAAGGGAATATCCTGAAGTTTGTTGCTAAGTATGAGAATGGTAAAGCGTCTGTAGGTTTGCAGCATATTCATCCGGAGCATGATCTGTTCCATTTGTATGGTAAGGATAATATTGTGTTGTTTTATACGGATAGATATGTTGATCAGCCTCTTGTAATAAAGGGTGCAGGTGCAGGTGCTGAAGTGACGGCGAGTGGAGTGTTTGCGGATATAATCAGAGCATCAAGAGCATAA